The genomic region tcaagtctcataactcaaaaaatatgtaatgaaaaatactttatcgtAAGTATTTTGGATAGCTCTCGaagtaagctacaagaatatgcaataaaaaataggatgttccattttaaaaaattaacgtgACCTTTACATGACCTTCAAACaactattcaaggtcaaaccaatggtaccatcttatggcctccTCAAAAccgtacaacttttgtctgaacatttttctctaaaacgtTCTGTttccaagaaaataaaaaggtgcTACGGATGGTCACGGACacctcatatatatatatatatatatatatatatagggtgtccgtGATCACTCGTAGCACCTTTCCGTGTATAggatatatatagttatatatatatatatatatataactatatacatatacaagaagtaatttattttaaattttatgccACGTCTATATAGTGCAAGAAATTAATCTCTCTAATGaaattatgctttatttaCCTGCACTGCAAGGGTCTCTCGTCACTGTGTCTATTTTGATGGTGCTTAATCAGCTGGATCTTTGTCTTCAAGTTGAAACCGCAAATCTCACAAGTATACGGCCTTTCTTCAGAATGAGAAATCATGTGAGTCTTTAGCCTTAATTGGTTCACGAATCGTTTCGGACAGTGGGGACACGCCAACGTGCCCTCGAGACGATTGTGTGCAACCATCATATGATGACGTAGACGTACTTCGGATGTAAAAGTCTCTTCGCAGTCAGTGCATTTCATTGGATCCTTTTCCATATGAGTGTTTTTAATGTGTGTACGCAGTATCATTTCCGTTTTAAAGGTTTTATTGCAGTGGTAGCAGGAAACTCGTTTTTTTTCAGGCAGACCGGACTCGTCACGGATAACacctgcaaaaaatattatctttaaacgtttatattattgattatacacatgcacgcacgcacaaaaatattattgtatgtaatgtatatatgtatataacatatattgtattttattatatataatttaccattaactgaataaataatacaaaaataattgagtattaaatgtgtatatgttttaatagaattatattttactatattaatatgagaatgtaaaaaaaaaaactatttactatataaaacagatatacaattataattaaatatttaaagataacataaggttataatatttagagaaataaataaaaaattttatatattatatttaaaaaatttgtttaaaacacTTTAAATGTCTTTTCAAAACGTATTTTCTATAAACAAATACAGAGATGATTTCttcaatataaatcatttctcTTTTAGATTCCATTGTCAAAGGTTCTTAGttccaaaaaattaaatatactttgagAGAAAGTGTTTTCATAGAATAGttcgaataaattttgatattcaaaaagttaatatatttttagaattttcataGACTTCTGGTTTTTCTACAAAAGGCGTTCTaaagtttctaaaatatatcagaaaatgttttataacaattaagtACAAAATAGATATGAAGATATGGAATGCTAACTTGATATTTTCAACATCAAAACGCACATTACCTGGCATCGACTCATTATGAATATGTGACATATGCCATTCGAGTGATTTTGTCGAAATCATTGATCTATTACAAATATGACATGTATATTGCCTGCCATCCTTATGCACTCTGTTTCTATGAATCACTAAAGTCGAATGATTTGGGAATTTTTCTCCACAAACTTGGCAAGAACATTCTTTCAAGCCCCTACTACCCGTTTTTTCATGCACTTTCATGTGCAGCCTCAAACCATCTCTTCGATTAAATCCAACCCCGCAAGTATCACAACGATACTGTCTTTGATCTTCGTGAATCCTTACGTGTTGCTTCAAGGTCGaactatttttaaacatcttgTCACAATGTGGGCACTGAATACTATAAGCtttgtgtgtgtgcatatgtTTGGATAAACTATAAAACGGCACTAATTTCCTGCAAACGGGACATTCCCTCTTGTTTCCGATCGGTTGATGTTTTCTGATTCTATGATGCCTTAAACTTGCAGGATTCTTAAAATCTGCACCACAATCTTCACAAAGATATGCTCTTAAAGTTGTGTGTACCGATTTCAGATGAAAACttagtttttgtttaaaagcaaatttttttggaCACTTTGGACactgataaattttttctagaatTGTATGTTGTGTTTTCAAGTGCTGGTCCAGAGTTCCCTGATGTTTGAATCTTTCTCCGCAAACTTCGCAAAGTTGTCCATAAAGAGCATCAATATGTTTTTGCTCATGTTGACGTTTTTTTCCTCTGGAATCCAAAAGTAGATCacaatatttgcaaattaattttcttatacaaaTAACATTGTGATTTCTCTTTGCTTTATTAGTTGGAAATTCTTCCTCACAGTCGTCGCAATAGTGAAGGATGCGATAGTCGTGAACTTTGAGATGTTCCTCGAGAATATCGCGATTAGAAAAAGTTTCCGGACAGTAATCACATTCTAGATCGCGTTCTGtggaaaatatattgacaGATGGTTGAATGTCTATAAGATCTGGCAAGGATTTAGGAGGTAATTGCAATGTGATGGAAAAACATTCTTCGTAGAGAGAGATTACATCTTCGTCTTTGAGTCGAGTAAGAACGATCTTGCGCTGTTTCAAATATTCTTGGAATTcctaaaataaagaaaaaaaattgagaaagagaaaataaatataattatatgagaaaaatttagataaaagtgAAAGTagagataaagaaataagaaatttagaaaaagagtaaaccaaataatataaatataaaaaaaatttatttacatcacACCttgatgtttaattttttataattctgtaGATGCAATGATGAATTCGCCttgcatttctttttaatgatatagttacatacaatatacatatgaaaacttttatgaattacataaaaattaatttttctgaattattttatatttattattatataattattaaatctatctcttaaataacttaaatactaaaaatatcaactattttataaagtaaaaaaaagtaaaaaaaaagtaaaaaaaaaaacaacatactacattaaataaaatataaagaacacAATCGTTAcatgcattaatttttataagggTTGAACTCTCATACAAAAAGTACACTTAATAAATCTTGATaaatgtttaacaatttttgtaagatttattttcttgcaCGCTTATAATACaggaaattgaattttatggagattatatagaaattaccTGCAAattcttctccttctctcccAAGATTCTTATCAACTtctccaaatttttttcagtatcaTCGGATTCCTGATTCTGCAGACTTTCTTTCTTCTGTTTCGCCTCTTCCCATTTCACCTTTTCTCTTGATAACTTCAAAACATGTTccttcgtattattattaatcttttcctGATTTTCGTcgactttttcattttctttcacttcttcttctttctctttctcttcatcttcttcttttgttaaaactattatttctttttcctttttgggGCTTGTGATGCAAATTTGTTCTTCTTGTACTTCTTTTTGCATTTCGTTCACGATAAAGGTCTTTGCTGATTGATTTCCGAGGACTTTTTcacgtttctttttatattcttctatttgTTCCTCAATTATTTGCTCGCGGGCATCAGGACGTCGAGATGAGGAGTCCCGCGATGCAAGGGGTTCATAGCGTTTGAGGAAACGTTCAACAGGCTGGAAGAAATCAGTGGAGGATGTTGTACGTTTTGATTCCATGGGtttatccatttttttaacctatcagaaaaatagaaaatgtaattatgatattaataatatgatgtaattatacaggtatatatgaataaaataataaaatttcttgaattttaaaaataaagttaaaataaaacgaaataataaagagaaagaaaagaaataaaagtacagaaaattaaagcacaaaaaaaattaaaaaatctataaataaaaagtaaaaaaaaagaaagaataaaaatattaaataaaagaaattaaaaatagataaaacaaCGAGATAAAAAcctagaataaaataaaataagaagagaTCGCAATTGTACCCGCACGCACGcctgcgcgcgcgcacacacacacacacacacacagagggTATTTTAGGTTTTTTCTGTGCCAGTATGTTgtacgaataaaaattaaacaaaatatatatagacaaccttacaaatactttattaaaaagttatactaaaaatgaaatgataacagatttgtctttattattattaatacaataatatttaacacacaCGTTGAGCACAATAAAAACACTAAAGATTACAAAAACCAATGCAATATATGTTGTGTATTTTATctatctaatttattaatattacataaatttttttgcaggGATTAGCGCTCTTTagctctttatattttttattcctttcattatttattaatgtggTACTGTATGAGAATGAGTTAACGACTTATTTACCTAATctgtttacataatttttaataagatttactCGATTAATAACAAGAACCAgtctgtttttatttcattttatttttgttataactttttaataaagcatttGTAAACTTATgtttataagacattttttcatttctattcATACAACATACTGGCACAGTTTGGCTGAAAAAACCTGAAATAccctgtatgtatatcattttcatacattttataatgagataaaactaatttttgtttaagaaAGTGAAAactagataaaatatatgaagtgTAGCATAATTTGCATGTAAAAAtgagttaatttaaaatacaaagaaaaggaagaaattcttacataaaacaaataaaaaaaataaaaaactaaatataattaagcaaaaataaaaaatattaaaagaagaaaagatatgtattaatttctgCTGGCATTAATTTCTGTTCTTAGATTTAAGATCATTTTAAGTCTAGTCCTaggttattttaaaatatcattcagCCAATGAAATGGTCAAATAGTATCTTATGTAAGACAATcctaagtataaaaataaactaaatattagGCTTAATGGCgtgataaatatgatatacttaagaatacaaaatatgttataaaatacttttataaatattaattaaataaaataaataacaagatttaataaaacataaataacaattataaacataattaaataaaataaacaacaagagtgaataataatactacaaataataatactaattaaatattaattggttaatattaaataaaattttacggaattttaatcaattttactcaATCATCAACACCCgaacatattttacttaaaatcgTCACATCaatctcttatatttattataagataccGTTTTATATATTCGCTCACCTTCACTAATAAAAGCTCGTTTGGTTTGGATCCTTTCACAGTCACGTACATAATTCCATCTTCATGTGGAGTATTGTTCACACTCAATGGATTATTCAAGTCTAATTTTTGCATCTTGCACTCCTTTGGACTATTCTCCATCTCGGTCTGCACTTCATCTTTTTCCCAACTTTTTCCTGCTGTTGTTGACATTAACAATCTTCTTTTCAGAATATTTGGTTGTTTCATTCCTTCTTTTTGATTTTCTCCTTCTCCCTCTGAAGTCTGTGTAATCTCAGATTTCAAGGAGACTATTTCTTCACCTTCTTCTACTCGCACATAAGACTTTGCTAACatgtcatatttataaacagcAGCTGGAGACCTTGAaaattcttcttcttcatcttCTTGAAAAGCTGGATCTTCAGGATCAAATTCCTCGATGGATTCTTCGTCCTCTGCCTCTGCTATTTCCTCGAAGATTCCTCCACCCACTTGCGCTCCTTCTTCTTCCATCTTTAACTCCTTATTCAATGAAAAGATGGCACAAATTTTAGGAGCAGAGTTATCTTCTTGATTTCTCGTAATTATTTGACTTTCTTGGTTTGTTGAAGATAAAGATGAATTTTGTTGGATCGTGGAAAGTGATTGGCaatcttgttttatttctggaaaaaaaattttttctcgcaagttttttaaaaatttctttaaataaatattatgatatacatatataaatattatgatatacatattttagaattCAAATTtgcaagttataaaaattgaactattttctttaaacTGCAGATATTTTGAACAATTTTGAATTCATTGTTCAAAATGTCCACATGCACTAGAAGTTTTTATGTAAGTTttaagtgataaaaaataaaaagttttctgAAAACCAAACTTTGAAGCTACTAGCATAATCACGCTGTACATTCCATATTGTCAAATTCTGGGACATTCTGTAATATTCTACTCTCTCtcgctctgtctctctctctctctctctctctctctatatatatatatatatatatatatataatagtacacTATACTCAATAAGagattctataatatataaatctttaataaaagtaaaaaaatgtaataaaaaaatatgaaaattatgaagATGTATATTACCTAAACAGGATGGTTGCTTCGTCTGCTTTGTTATCAAAGACTCATTAATCGATTCCGCTTTTTTTGCGACATTATCAGTTGTCAAGTTGACATGAATGGATTTGAGTTTTACCTCAGCCTTTTTGATCTGCATGAAGAATTTGTAACTCATTTTAAGATCACATATGCAGTCCATGCACATCTGCGTAGAAAGACTATCATAAGGATTCACTTCCAAATGCTTGATTTGCTGGCTCAATCGTAATTTTATACCCTTTTCACTAAATATGTCCACCTGTAATATGCATCAGTAGTGGGAACAGAATCATTATTCTGTATAAAGACATACAATTAGtttctcaataataaaatgcataaaataattttctcattagaaaaatcgatttataggtttgaaaaataagtataattgaACGTTGTaagtatattaacaaaaagtaaaaacattGTATCACAAAGTCAGATCAAGTTTCtccaattttttctatttataaaaaagaattataaagtttaatttctctctaagtttttaaataattatcttgtattttatttctttagaaattatcgatacattttatacacaaagatctaatataatctttttctttttatttcttattgtcTAAGATacaattcatttaatattcataaatatatgctcCAAACACTTTTGCTtcctgtaattttataaaacaagtcTAAGTAAAATAGTCAACATTGAACTTTACACTTTTAAGAATTtgtaactaaataataataacttgtatgttattttgttataataaaaattatcaatattattatcaatatcattatcgatattataattaatctaattattaccAATAatctctttcctctctccctttataataaataatcatgatTATCAAGAGATTAAAATAGATTCAATATTCTAAGATTCTGCTTTTCTagaatctattttttcttttatttacaattatttataattattttttataattttcttccatttatagtatatttactTACACTTACACTTAACAGCATACTAAAGACTGTTACAtgaagttatttaaattacaggTGTAAGGTAACATTTTGATGACAAAGTAACTAGCATATTctgctttataatatataatacatatatattagatatttaattgattatgaacatatttacattatagtttatatttatataatttcatgtaGCAGATTTTAGCATGCATGTGTAATATAACAAGAGAAAACCAAGCTTGTCAttaaacttttgtttaaattattatttatctatttacttatcttttattatctatttatttacctTAGTTAcatagttataatttatacattaagaGGCAGTAATATTGAATGTCTGTTTTAGGCAGATTCTtctttgtgtattttatattattatttatttagatactttgttttattttaaaatatattttatataaaactacaatCTTATTTAATGTTTAGAAGTTAAGAAAAAACATACCAAGGGTAATTTTAGACCAGCACAAGTAcggcaatatttttttaattcttgctGAGTTCTCTCAGAAATGGACAACTTGCTCTGCTGTGATTTACTACTGCTATTACTTAAGGATGAAATCCTTGTTAATTCATTCAAGCTCTTAGTATCTTGTAGTCGAACACGAGGCGCAATCTTCTTTAGCTCATCGATATCCTTAATTTGGCCCATAATAGGTGCCATTTTGGATTCCTTGTTGATAGTGTTATTGTCAGAATTGACAGCATTCTGAACTGGTTCTGATTCACTATAATTATGATCACACTTATTAATTTCAGAGTTTGGCATTTTCTTCAGAATCATTTAAACTTGCTCTCCAGCATGTGGCTAATTGTAATCTGGTAtcttctgtatattttttgctgtaaaatatataacatttttattattctctctttttctctctcatatttataacatgcgtaataataagatttaagaaaaataaaaatataaagtacatatatataatatactgattataaatcttaatttactAGTATTaagaaatagtaaaatattaaattattaaatctcttattttttcacctttttttctatttctatttctattctaatggcatatacaaaataaaaatattgttaaacatCTAATCATGTCATGTAAGTTCAGAACTAATAGATTTTCCTtacaatttcattatattttattctatattatatctctatcattgtacaaaattttcatagtaaaataaaataccttAATTACTGAAAAATTCAGTGCTGATTACAGTTTTGCTGCTATGCATTTTAATAGTTTCTACTATAATCACCTTTCCATTTATGATATACTGCAATTTTGaagtaatcaatttttttaacaaaattgctAGTGCTACAAAAAGCACTTCGCTCTCAATGCCAATGTtagtaacaattattatataataaatttgtacaaagAATTTAGAAACTCTAAATGGGATTTGTTTTTGATTGGAAACTTTAATTACAagttctataaatatatcttaaaatgttCTTAAACCCCAGTCGCAACATAGAATCTCTCGACTTAAAGATatccattaaaataattccattttttgttttagaattaaaatagcaaaaaaaattaattgaacagttgaatattatagttaaataCTAATTCCTCATACgacaaaaaattcaatttaatgttTCGTAGAATGATAAATTATCGAATCGAAAATCAAGAATTGAGGTTAGATTTaagcgagaaattaattttcacagcagaataaatattaaactcgCGGAATACTCTGAAGACGTGCTTGCGAGATCTGTCACACCTCAACACGATAAGAACGATAACAAAATCTTCGACGAGAGGAAACCCAACGAAACTGTTCACAATAATGTATTCGATACTTTGTCGCCGCGAGTGCCAGATGGCGCGTACAAAAATGGCGGTTTTACCTTTGGAATAATATAGGCGCCAGAGAccataaacatataaaatatgtagacAAAGTCTATTCTGCAATGATAAGAGAGGTATCAACAACTTCAATGTGCGTCGAATAGTTCACCGCGAAACACTAGCCACAATAGCTGAATAGAACTGAACCGAGTTTACCCGAAAGAAACCGAATGGCATTCCGATCCGAAAGCTG from Anoplolepis gracilipes chromosome 6, ASM4749672v1, whole genome shotgun sequence harbors:
- the LOC140666519 gene encoding uncharacterized protein, which gives rise to MILKKMPNSEINKCDHNYSESEPVQNAVNSDNNTINKESKMAPIMGQIKDIDELKKIAPRVRLQDTKSLNELTRISSLSNSSSKSQQSKLSISERTQQELKKYCRTCAGLKLPLVDIFSEKGIKLRLSQQIKHLEVNPYDSLSTQMCMDCICDLKMSYKFFMQIKKAEVKLKSIHVNLTTDNVAKKAESINESLITKQTKQPSCLEIKQDCQSLSTIQQNSSLSSTNQESQIITRNQEDNSAPKICAIFSLNKELKMEEEGAQVGGGIFEEIAEAEDEESIEEFDPEDPAFQEDEEEEFSRSPAAVYKYDMLAKSYVRVEEGEEIVSLKSEITQTSEGEGENQKEGMKQPNILKRRLLMSTTAGKSWEKDEVQTEMENSPKECKMQKLDLNNPLSVNNTPHEDGIMYVTVKGSKPNELLLVKVKKMDKPMESKRTTSSTDFFQPVERFLKRYEPLASRDSSSRRPDAREQIIEEQIEEYKKKREKVLGNQSAKTFIVNEMQKEVQEEQICITSPKKEKEIIVLTKEEDEEKEKEEEVKENEKVDENQEKINNNTKEHVLKLSREKVKWEEAKQKKESLQNQESDDTEKNLEKLIRILGEKEKNLQEFQEYLKQRKIVLTRLKDEDVISLYEECFSITLQLPPKSLPDLIDIQPSVNIFSTERDLECDYCPETFSNRDILEEHLKVHDYRILHYCDDCEEEFPTNKAKRNHNVICIRKLICKYCDLLLDSRGKKRQHEQKHIDALYGQLCEVCGERFKHQGTLDQHLKTQHTILEKIYQCPKCPKKFAFKQKLSFHLKSVHTTLRAYLCEDCGADFKNPASLRHHRIRKHQPIGNKRECPVCRKLVPFYSLSKHMHTHKAYSIQCPHCDKMFKNSSTLKQHVRIHEDQRQYRCDTCGVGFNRRDGLRLHMKVHEKTGSRGLKECSCQVCGEKFPNHSTLVIHRNRVHKDGRQYTCHICNRSMISTKSLEWHMSHIHNESMPGVIRDESGLPEKKRVSCYHCNKTFKTEMILRTHIKNTHMEKDPMKCTDCEETFTSEVRLRHHMMVAHNRLEGTLACPHCPKRFVNQLRLKTHMISHSEERPYTCEICGFNLKTKIQLIKHHQNRHSDERPLQCRYCPWRCKQVSALVCHERTHTNERPYSCSVCRQRFKYLGDKNKHERRHESLGGSGFKRIVPGRNIKPKVRADDSSGSEQGSIKDSVNQQNIQIVEQQYGEQQEEQYEQEEEQIVKFEREQIVKFEDPEEYEQVYEQEYEETSREASEATEVIMNIEDSNVYTEEVTADNMEPSPEIMTDEIITNDILQSGTAVVHLQRQDDTGKIQMIPVMLSLPDLSDTNAEVNLATASIVYNN